One window of the Pseudofrankia sp. DC12 genome contains the following:
- a CDS encoding PAC2 family protein: MIEFSGVGQLRSPVVVAAFEGWNDAADASSAAVEHLETIYGARVIGAIDPDDYYDFQVNRPTVSGVEGVARKISWPTTRLSVARPPKSDTDLVLIRGLEPNMRWRGFTDELIEAVHALGADMVVTLGALLADSPHTRPVPISGTAGDPATAARLGLEASRYEGPTGIVGVFSDACARAELASVSFWAAVPHYVANPPCPKATLALLRRVEDLLDLEIPLGDLPERARQWERQVDELAAGDSEVAEYVRSLESREPETALPEASGDAIAREFERYLRRRGSAGS; the protein is encoded by the coding sequence GTGATCGAGTTCTCCGGGGTCGGGCAGCTCCGGTCGCCGGTCGTGGTCGCCGCCTTTGAGGGGTGGAACGACGCGGCCGACGCAAGCTCCGCGGCGGTGGAGCATCTGGAGACGATCTACGGCGCCCGGGTGATCGGCGCCATCGACCCGGACGACTACTACGACTTCCAGGTCAACCGCCCGACGGTGAGTGGCGTCGAGGGCGTGGCCCGGAAGATCTCGTGGCCGACGACGCGGCTGTCGGTCGCCCGCCCGCCGAAGTCGGACACCGACCTGGTGCTCATCCGCGGCCTGGAGCCGAACATGCGGTGGCGCGGCTTCACCGACGAGCTGATCGAGGCGGTGCACGCGCTCGGTGCCGACATGGTCGTCACCCTCGGGGCGCTGCTGGCGGACTCGCCGCACACCCGGCCGGTGCCGATCAGCGGCACCGCCGGCGACCCGGCGACCGCGGCCCGCCTCGGCCTGGAGGCGTCCCGGTACGAAGGCCCAACTGGCATCGTCGGCGTGTTCTCGGACGCCTGCGCCCGCGCGGAGCTCGCGAGCGTGTCCTTCTGGGCGGCCGTCCCGCACTACGTGGCGAACCCGCCGTGCCCGAAGGCGACGCTCGCGTTGCTGCGCCGGGTCGAGGACCTGCTCGACCTGGAGATCCCGCTCGGGGACCTGCCCGAGCGCGCCCGCCAGTGGGAGCGGCAGGTCGACGAGCTGGCCGCCGGCGACAGCGAGGTTGCCGAGTACGTCCGCTCGCTGGAGTCCCGCGAGCCGGAGACCGCGCTGCCCGAGGCCTCCGGCGACGCGATCGCCCGCGAGTTCGAGCGCTACCTGCGCCGCCGAGGCTCCGCCGGCAGCTAA
- the mshC gene encoding cysteine--1-D-myo-inosityl 2-amino-2-deoxy-alpha-D-glucopyranoside ligase — translation MRSWPACPLPTLPGRGQRPRLFDTSAGRLEPVGPELPAAEGPAGPSVSLYVCGITPYDATHLGHAFTYVTYDLLNRALRDAGYRVRFVENVTDVDDPLLERAARDGLDWTDVAERETDLFRADMAALRVLPPDHYVGVVEAIPLIVEMAAELVSAGATYALDGDVYFSVAAAPRFGYVSGLDAAAMRALSAERGGDPDRRGKKDPLDPLLWRAERPGEPSWPSPFGPGRPGWHIECAAIARRYLGDVIDVQGGGGDLVFPHHECSSAHAEVATGHNPFARRYVHTGMVGLDGHKMSKSRGNLEFVSRLRGRGVAPAAIRLALLAHSHRDDWEWTPAELAAAESRLGRWRAAVARPAGPDAGRLLADVRAAVATDLDTPTALAAVDRWATTALDGADDADTAAPGMTRLLVDALLGVDLGKVDTNGS, via the coding sequence ATGCGGTCCTGGCCAGCCTGTCCCCTTCCGACCCTCCCCGGACGGGGTCAGCGGCCGCGCCTGTTCGACACCTCGGCGGGCCGGCTGGAGCCGGTCGGGCCGGAGCTGCCCGCCGCGGAGGGCCCCGCCGGGCCGTCGGTGTCGCTGTACGTGTGCGGCATCACCCCGTACGACGCGACCCACCTGGGCCACGCGTTCACCTACGTCACCTACGACCTGCTGAACCGGGCGCTGCGCGACGCAGGCTACCGGGTCCGGTTCGTCGAGAACGTCACCGACGTCGACGACCCGCTGCTGGAGCGGGCCGCCCGCGACGGCCTCGACTGGACCGACGTCGCCGAGCGGGAGACCGACCTGTTCCGCGCCGACATGGCCGCGCTGCGGGTGCTGCCACCAGACCACTACGTCGGCGTCGTCGAGGCCATCCCGCTGATCGTCGAGATGGCCGCCGAGCTCGTCTCGGCCGGCGCGACCTACGCCCTCGACGGCGACGTCTACTTCTCCGTGGCCGCCGCTCCCCGGTTCGGCTACGTCTCGGGCCTGGACGCGGCCGCGATGCGGGCGCTGTCCGCCGAGCGCGGCGGTGACCCGGACCGGCGCGGCAAGAAGGACCCGCTCGACCCGCTGCTGTGGCGGGCCGAGCGGCCCGGTGAGCCCAGCTGGCCGTCGCCGTTCGGCCCGGGCCGGCCCGGCTGGCACATCGAGTGCGCGGCGATCGCCCGGCGCTACCTGGGCGACGTCATCGACGTCCAGGGCGGCGGCGGGGACCTGGTGTTCCCGCACCACGAGTGCTCCTCGGCGCACGCCGAGGTCGCCACCGGCCACAACCCTTTCGCCCGCCGGTACGTCCATACCGGCATGGTCGGCCTCGACGGGCACAAGATGTCGAAGTCGCGCGGCAACCTGGAGTTCGTCTCCCGGCTGCGCGGCCGAGGCGTCGCGCCGGCGGCGATCCGGCTGGCGCTGCTGGCCCATTCCCACCGGGACGACTGGGAGTGGACGCCGGCCGAGCTGGCCGCCGCCGAGTCCCGGCTGGGCCGCTGGCGCGCCGCCGTCGCCCGGCCAGCCGGCCCGGACGCGGGCAGGCTGCTCGCCGACGTGCGGGCCGCGGTGGCCACCGACCTGGACACGCCGACGGCGCTCGCCGCCGTCGACCGCTGGGCCACCACGGCACTTGACGGCGCCGACGACGCCGACACGGCCGCGCCAGGAATGACCCGGCTGCTCGTCGACGCGCTGCTCGGTGTAGACCTTGGAAAAGTAGACACGAACGGGAGCTGA
- a CDS encoding ATP-binding cassette domain-containing protein → MSPMRGQAADDRGDPRSGMSGLAARAERVTKVYGAGDTEVAALRGIDLDFPRGRFTAIMGPSGSGKSTLMHCLAGLDTISGGRVLIGDVDLSRLSDRQLTQLRRDRIGFIFQQYNLLPTLTAAENITLPLDIAGRRADKKWMKVVVDAVGLAPRLNHRPTELSGGQQQRVACARALITRPDIIFGDEPTGNLDSTSGAEVLSFLQDSVRELGQTVVMVTHDAKAASYADEVIFLADGRIVDTMLRPTADAVLDRMKNLDRPAGGRGARRPTSPPPRGSERDQGRDRAGWDDEDGARRRVPTGPGGRRATGPGAARVPTGGQPARRRPTGGEPAGGRGAYRPDGDLAAGGRGTPARRDTGGTRGQRPAPGRGFPADETSELPPGRRDTGGYPPRRETGGAEPRRGATGGAAARRGTTGGTAARRAQPTATPVAPYPSAQDTGEYPAGADGYPPARDDAGGRRGGYPRGADGYGPAGDGRYADDGYGPEGGYAEGGYADEPAAGGYPTGGYGGEPDRYGPAVEVTGGYDHPNGYHQPGGYDTPNGRGGPRRGREDAGWRDDEPDGDYEAGGYPTGRWR, encoded by the coding sequence ATGAGCCCCATGCGCGGACAAGCCGCCGACGACCGGGGCGACCCCCGCTCGGGTATGTCCGGCCTCGCCGCGCGGGCCGAGCGGGTCACCAAGGTGTACGGCGCCGGGGACACCGAGGTCGCGGCGCTGCGCGGCATCGACCTGGACTTCCCGCGGGGGCGGTTCACCGCGATCATGGGCCCGTCCGGGTCGGGCAAGTCGACGCTGATGCACTGCCTGGCCGGGCTGGACACCATCTCCGGCGGCCGGGTGCTCATCGGTGACGTGGACCTCTCGCGGCTGTCCGACCGGCAGCTCACCCAGCTGCGCCGCGACCGGATCGGCTTCATCTTCCAGCAGTACAACCTGCTGCCGACGCTGACCGCCGCGGAGAACATCACGCTGCCGCTGGACATCGCCGGGCGGCGGGCGGACAAGAAGTGGATGAAGGTCGTCGTCGACGCGGTCGGCCTCGCGCCGCGGCTGAACCACCGGCCGACGGAGCTGTCGGGCGGCCAGCAGCAGCGGGTCGCCTGCGCCCGGGCGCTGATCACCCGGCCGGACATCATCTTCGGCGACGAGCCGACCGGCAACCTGGACAGCACGTCGGGCGCCGAGGTGCTGTCGTTCCTGCAGGACTCGGTCCGCGAGCTCGGCCAGACGGTTGTCATGGTCACCCACGACGCGAAGGCCGCCTCCTACGCCGACGAGGTGATCTTCCTGGCGGACGGGCGGATCGTCGACACGATGCTGCGCCCGACGGCGGACGCGGTGCTCGACCGGATGAAGAACCTGGACCGGCCGGCCGGTGGCCGCGGCGCCAGGCGGCCCACCTCACCGCCGCCGCGGGGCTCCGAGCGTGACCAGGGCCGGGACCGCGCCGGCTGGGACGACGAGGACGGCGCCCGGCGCCGGGTGCCGACCGGGCCGGGCGGGCGGCGCGCGACCGGCCCGGGCGCGGCTCGGGTACCGACGGGCGGCCAGCCCGCGCGCCGGCGCCCCACGGGCGGCGAGCCGGCCGGTGGCCGGGGCGCCTACCGACCCGACGGCGACCTCGCCGCCGGTGGCCGGGGCACGCCGGCCCGGCGCGACACCGGCGGCACGCGCGGCCAGCGTCCGGCGCCGGGCCGCGGGTTCCCGGCGGACGAGACCAGCGAGCTCCCGCCGGGCCGCCGCGACACCGGCGGCTACCCGCCGCGGCGCGAAACCGGCGGGGCGGAACCGCGCCGGGGCGCCACCGGCGGCGCGGCGGCCCGGCGCGGTACCACGGGCGGTACGGCGGCGCGGCGCGCCCAGCCCACGGCCACGCCGGTCGCTCCCTACCCTTCGGCCCAGGACACCGGTGAGTACCCGGCCGGCGCCGACGGCTACCCGCCCGCGCGCGACGACGCCGGCGGCCGGCGCGGCGGCTACCCACGCGGCGCCGACGGCTACGGCCCGGCCGGCGACGGCCGCTACGCCGACGACGGCTACGGCCCCGAAGGCGGGTACGCCGAGGGCGGCTACGCCGACGAGCCCGCCGCTGGGGGCTACCCGACCGGTGGCTACGGCGGCGAGCCGGACCGGTACGGCCCGGCGGTCGAGGTCACCGGTGGCTACGACCACCCGAACGGCTACCACCAGCCCGGCGGCTACGACACCCCGAACGGCCGGGGCGGCCCGCGGCGGGGCCGCGAGGACGCCGGGTGGCGCGACGACGAGCCCGACGGCGACTATGAGGCCGGCGGCTACCCGACCGGCCGCTGGAGGTAG
- a CDS encoding HAD family phosphatase: MTAAGTAARPAAVLLDMDGLLVDTEHLWTISEVELAAQYGREFTPRMKQAMVGHGVDTAVPMMLSMLGVDADPAEAARFLLERTVELFRTPGLVERRPGAPELLARLSAAGLATALVSSSFRSLMDPVLDNLGREFFTVTVAGDEVARRKPYPDPYLVATAALDVDPVRCVVLEDSTTGALAGLRAGCVTVLVPSMPDLPTLAEVAASTEAALGTGTVPAGSAPEARLGPGSADTAELAGRLLRTETLHDVTLDFLAALVPAAAS, from the coding sequence GTGACCGCTGCCGGGACGGCGGCCCGCCCGGCCGCCGTGCTGCTGGACATGGACGGCCTGCTGGTCGACACCGAGCACCTGTGGACGATCTCCGAGGTGGAGCTGGCCGCGCAATATGGCCGGGAGTTCACGCCGCGGATGAAGCAGGCGATGGTCGGCCACGGCGTCGACACCGCGGTGCCGATGATGCTGTCGATGCTGGGCGTCGACGCGGACCCCGCCGAGGCGGCCCGGTTCCTGCTGGAGCGCACCGTCGAGCTGTTCCGCACCCCCGGCCTGGTCGAGCGCCGGCCCGGGGCGCCCGAGCTGCTGGCCCGGCTGTCGGCGGCGGGCCTGGCGACCGCGCTGGTGTCGTCGTCGTTCCGGTCGCTGATGGACCCGGTGCTCGACAACCTCGGCCGGGAGTTCTTCACCGTCACCGTGGCCGGCGACGAGGTCGCCCGGCGCAAGCCGTACCCGGACCCGTACCTGGTCGCCACCGCCGCGCTCGACGTCGACCCGGTCCGCTGCGTGGTGCTGGAGGACAGCACGACGGGGGCGCTCGCCGGCCTGCGGGCCGGCTGCGTGACGGTCCTGGTGCCGTCGATGCCGGACCTGCCGACCCTCGCCGAGGTCGCCGCCAGCACAGAGGCCGCGCTCGGTACGGGGACGGTCCCGGCCGGATCCGCGCCGGAGGCCCGGCTGGGGCCCGGGTCCGCCGACACCGCCGAGCTCGCCGGGCGCCTGCTGCGCACCGAGACGCTGCACGACGTGACGCTGGACTTCCTCGCCGCACTGGTGCCCGCCGCCGCGAGCTAG
- a CDS encoding site-2 protease family protein, translating into MVDQSDPSGPNTPAARPPGLRIGRVRGVPIYLSPLALVFGVLIASLAQNWQRSRLPEASDSHILLLAVITAVGYIGSIVLHEIGHAVTAERFGLRVRAVTVHGFAGFTEHEKEPQTASRQFVVSFSGPLVNGLLGGLCFAVLQGVSTHTSLGAVLWDLGWLNLALFVLNLAPGLPLDGGGVLAAAVWGLTRNRLRGLRAGAYGGFVVAAAIVAYTVLRPANSFSNLYMLALAGFVGFGAYQSLRAADLREKLPELRAGRLIRKTLPAESSVPLAEALRAAQQAGATAIAVVDASGSPRMIMNGASVDALPEHRRPWVGIADVSRTIEPTMILDADLAGEELLDHVRRHQAPEYLVVQDGRPVGVLVLVDLVARLNRNAAARMARK; encoded by the coding sequence ATGGTTGACCAGTCGGACCCATCGGGCCCGAACACACCGGCGGCTCGTCCGCCGGGGCTGCGCATCGGGCGGGTCCGCGGCGTCCCGATCTACCTCTCGCCGCTCGCCCTCGTCTTCGGCGTCCTGATTGCCTCGCTGGCCCAGAACTGGCAGCGAAGCCGGCTGCCCGAGGCCAGCGACTCCCACATCCTGCTGCTCGCGGTGATCACCGCGGTCGGGTACATCGGCTCGATCGTCCTGCACGAGATCGGGCACGCGGTGACGGCCGAGCGGTTCGGGCTGCGGGTCCGCGCGGTCACCGTGCACGGCTTCGCCGGTTTCACCGAGCACGAGAAGGAGCCGCAGACCGCGAGCCGGCAGTTCGTCGTCTCCTTCTCGGGGCCGCTCGTCAACGGGCTGCTCGGTGGGCTGTGCTTCGCCGTCCTGCAGGGCGTCTCGACGCACACCTCGCTCGGCGCCGTGCTGTGGGACCTCGGCTGGCTGAACCTCGCCCTGTTCGTGCTCAATCTCGCGCCCGGCCTGCCGCTGGACGGTGGCGGGGTGCTCGCCGCCGCCGTCTGGGGGCTGACCCGCAACCGCCTGCGCGGGCTGCGGGCCGGCGCCTACGGTGGCTTCGTCGTCGCCGCCGCGATCGTCGCCTACACGGTCTTGCGGCCGGCCAACAGCTTCAGCAACCTCTACATGCTGGCGCTGGCCGGGTTCGTCGGCTTCGGCGCCTACCAGTCGCTGCGCGCGGCCGACCTGCGGGAGAAGCTGCCGGAGCTGCGGGCCGGCCGGCTGATCCGCAAGACGCTGCCGGCGGAGAGCTCGGTACCGCTCGCCGAGGCGCTGCGGGCCGCCCAGCAGGCCGGCGCGACCGCCATCGCGGTCGTCGACGCCAGCGGCAGCCCACGGATGATCATGAATGGGGCATCCGTCGACGCGCTGCCCGAGCACCGCCGGCCCTGGGTCGGGATCGCCGACGTCAGCCGGACCATCGAACCCACGATGATCCTCGACGCCGACCTGGCCGGCGAGGAGCTGCTCGACCACGTCCGGCGCCACCAGGCTCCCGAGTACCTCGTCGTCCAGGACGGCCGTCCCGTCGGGGTGCTCGTCCTGGTCGACCTCGTCGCGCGCCTCAACCGCAACGCCGCGGCGCGGATGGCCCGCAAGTAG
- a CDS encoding PD-(D/E)XK nuclease family protein, translating to MTTTATGLAVEASTAVEASTAVEASTAPEAGAGSGASTAVEASAGPGSPAEARPRSGETGHGTSPAGEVPGGGASAVVGDAAAGQRYVGSLSPSRAADFVSCPLKYRFRVVDRLPEPPSPAAARGTMVHAVLERLFDLPPASRTPAAAAELLPAAWAGLLAREPELAGMFADGEALQEWLASARELLAGYFALEDPRRLAPAARELYVEHVLASGLRLRGYVDRLDEATTPDGLALRVVDYKTGRSPGPAFEGTALFQMRFYALLLWRIRGVVPRELRLYYLGDRTWLRVTPDESDLLATERRVQALWAAIDRAHRTGDWRATPSKLCGWCDHQSRCPAFGGTPPPLPTPAGAAGPLIDDADPAVCEAAG from the coding sequence ATGACGACCACAGCCACTGGCCTCGCAGTTGAGGCCAGCACGGCCGTTGAGGCCAGCACGGCCGTTGAGGCCAGCACCGCGCCTGAGGCCGGCGCCGGGTCCGGGGCCAGCACCGCCGTCGAGGCCAGCGCGGGCCCGGGGTCGCCGGCCGAGGCCCGGCCGCGGTCCGGTGAAACCGGCCACGGAACCTCGCCCGCGGGCGAGGTTCCCGGCGGTGGCGCCTCCGCCGTCGTGGGTGACGCGGCGGCGGGCCAGCGGTACGTCGGGTCGCTGTCGCCGTCCCGGGCGGCCGACTTCGTCAGCTGCCCGCTGAAGTACCGGTTCCGGGTGGTGGACCGGCTGCCGGAGCCGCCGAGCCCGGCCGCGGCCCGGGGGACGATGGTGCACGCGGTGCTGGAGCGGCTGTTCGACCTGCCGCCGGCCAGCCGGACGCCGGCGGCCGCGGCGGAGCTGCTCCCGGCGGCCTGGGCGGGCCTGCTGGCCCGCGAGCCCGAGCTGGCCGGGATGTTCGCCGACGGCGAAGCGCTGCAGGAGTGGCTGGCCTCAGCCCGGGAGCTGCTGGCCGGCTACTTCGCGTTGGAGGACCCGCGCCGGCTGGCGCCGGCGGCCCGGGAGCTCTACGTCGAGCATGTGCTCGCCTCGGGGCTGCGGCTGCGGGGCTATGTCGACCGGCTGGACGAGGCGACGACGCCGGACGGCCTGGCGCTGCGGGTCGTCGACTACAAGACGGGGCGCTCCCCCGGTCCGGCGTTCGAGGGGACCGCGCTGTTCCAGATGCGCTTCTACGCGCTGCTGCTGTGGCGGATCCGGGGCGTCGTACCACGCGAGCTGCGGCTGTACTACCTCGGGGACCGGACCTGGCTGCGGGTCACTCCCGACGAGTCGGACCTGCTGGCGACCGAGCGGCGGGTCCAGGCGCTGTGGGCCGCGATCGACCGGGCGCACCGCACCGGAGACTGGCGGGCGACCCCGAGCAAGCTGTGCGGCTGGTGCGACCACCAGTCGCGCTGCCCGGCGTTCGGCGGCACGCCGCCGCCGCTGCCGACCCCGGCGGGGGCGGCCGGCCCGCTCATCGACGACGCCGACCCGGCCGTCTGCGAGGCCGCCGGCTGA
- a CDS encoding MSMEG_4193 family putative phosphomutase, whose amino-acid sequence MTTVLLVRHGLTALTGKLLLGWTPGVGLDERGLAQARAVAGRLAKVPLDAVVSSPLDRCAQTAAEIAAVGPGGAARPAVELDDRIGECHYGDWTGQELAVLAKDPLWKVVQAHPSAVTFPGPRGEALRDTQARGVAAVRDWNARLGPDATWLLCSHGDVIRAIVTDALGMHLDMYHRVNVDPCSLTVIRYTETRPFVLRVNDLGGTVDDLLPKPKEAVAPEAADEASTGAADGAASDSVVGGGAGVFSPA is encoded by the coding sequence GTGACGACAGTGCTGCTGGTACGGCATGGGCTCACCGCGCTGACGGGCAAGCTGCTGCTCGGCTGGACCCCCGGGGTCGGGCTGGACGAGCGCGGCCTGGCACAGGCCAGGGCGGTCGCCGGCCGGCTGGCGAAGGTGCCGCTGGACGCCGTCGTGTCCAGCCCGCTGGACCGCTGCGCGCAGACCGCCGCCGAGATCGCCGCCGTGGGCCCGGGCGGGGCGGCGCGCCCCGCCGTCGAGCTGGACGACCGGATCGGCGAGTGCCACTACGGCGACTGGACCGGCCAGGAGCTGGCGGTGCTGGCGAAGGACCCGCTGTGGAAGGTCGTCCAGGCCCATCCGAGCGCGGTGACGTTCCCCGGCCCGCGGGGCGAGGCGCTGCGCGACACCCAGGCCCGCGGGGTCGCCGCCGTCCGCGACTGGAACGCCCGGCTCGGGCCGGACGCCACCTGGCTGCTGTGCTCGCACGGCGACGTCATCCGGGCGATCGTCACCGACGCGCTCGGCATGCACCTGGACATGTACCACCGGGTCAACGTCGACCCCTGCTCGCTGACGGTGATCCGCTACACCGAGACCCGGCCGTTCGTGCTGCGGGTCAACGACCTCGGTGGCACCGTCGACGACCTGCTCCCGAAGCCCAAGGAGGCGGTCGCGCCGGAGGCCGCGGACGAGGCGAGCACCGGGGCGGCTGACGGCGCGGCGAGCGACTCGGTCGTCGGTGGCGGCGCGGGTGTCTTCAGCCCGGCCTGA
- a CDS encoding FtsX-like permease family protein, which produces MLRATLRSLFARKLRLLLSALAVVLGVSFVAGTLVLTDTLNATFNSSFADQTKNVAVAVRGVNHVATGDTAERALLPASLETDLKTKVAGVADAVGQVRGPARLVGPSGDVIKNGTASADGINWTGDRPTSVERIATGRAPKATDEIAVDKGTADRERLRIGDHLLVLATAGKLNPNERFTLVGTFRIGGQDSPAGAMVTAFWTPDAQRLMTLPNTFTAIYLAAKPGVTEQELAAQVTASGALPKGYEAVTGTQLASEHADTVKQGLSFLSTMLLIFAGISLFVGAFIIFNTFTMLVAQRVRELALLRALGASRRQVRVSVQVEAALVGVVGSTIGLVAGVSLAHLLHAAMAAFGILLPPGGTVFRARTAVVAYAVGVLVTSAAAVVPAYKAATVPPIAALRDTYTIPARSLRTRAAAGTAGAALGAAMVVYGLSRSGGAGLVGAGAAAIFLGVAALSPVLARPATRLIGAALPGLFGVPGRIGLQNAMRNPRRTSATASALMIGLALVSAFAIFGQSIKESVHDTVSGSLRADYFITSTDPNGFSDSVAQTVAGVNGVAKSGVVPIHGGQVSIEGLKGQADVLAADPVAVTSVFALKTTAGQVTVGEGQIAMDATEASSLHLSVGQPVHVTFGTTGATTLTLAGTFTGSTLVKYLVSTTEWAKHTSNTADSMVLVKRMPGADPAAVFAALQKVVKPFHLTLTDQSGFVAEQEKTVDQLIGLVYVLLALAVVIALFGIVNTLALSVIERTREIGLLRAVGLRRGQMWLVIVLESVVIALFGATLGVGVGSFLGWALVSALKSQGITTFAYPVTTIVGVLILGGVLGVIAALAPALRAARMNVLRAISTA; this is translated from the coding sequence ATGCTGCGCGCCACGCTGCGCAGCCTGTTCGCGCGCAAGCTGCGGCTGCTGCTGTCCGCGCTGGCCGTCGTGCTGGGCGTCAGCTTCGTCGCCGGCACGCTGGTCCTCACGGACACTCTCAACGCCACGTTCAACTCGTCGTTCGCCGACCAGACCAAGAACGTCGCCGTCGCCGTCCGCGGGGTCAACCACGTCGCGACCGGCGACACGGCGGAACGGGCGCTGCTACCGGCGTCGTTGGAGACCGATCTGAAGACGAAGGTCGCTGGCGTCGCCGACGCCGTCGGCCAGGTCAGGGGGCCCGCCAGGCTGGTCGGCCCGAGCGGTGACGTGATCAAGAACGGCACGGCGTCCGCGGACGGGATCAACTGGACCGGTGACCGGCCGACCTCGGTGGAGCGGATCGCCACCGGCCGGGCGCCGAAGGCGACCGACGAGATCGCCGTCGACAAGGGCACCGCCGACCGGGAGCGGCTGCGGATCGGCGACCACCTCCTGGTGCTGGCGACGGCGGGGAAGCTGAACCCGAACGAGCGGTTCACTCTGGTCGGCACCTTTCGCATCGGTGGGCAGGACAGCCCTGCCGGCGCGATGGTCACTGCGTTCTGGACGCCCGACGCGCAGCGGCTGATGACGCTGCCGAACACGTTCACCGCGATCTACCTCGCGGCGAAGCCGGGGGTGACCGAGCAGGAGCTGGCCGCACAGGTCACGGCTTCGGGGGCGCTGCCGAAGGGCTACGAGGCGGTCACCGGCACGCAGCTCGCTTCGGAGCACGCCGACACGGTGAAGCAGGGGCTGTCGTTCCTGTCGACCATGTTGCTGATCTTCGCGGGGATCTCACTGTTCGTCGGCGCGTTCATCATCTTCAACACCTTCACGATGCTGGTCGCCCAGCGGGTCCGGGAGCTGGCGCTGCTGCGGGCGCTCGGCGCGAGCCGCCGCCAGGTGCGGGTGTCGGTGCAGGTCGAGGCCGCGTTGGTGGGGGTCGTCGGCTCGACGATCGGCCTGGTCGCCGGGGTGTCGCTCGCGCACCTGCTGCACGCGGCGATGGCGGCGTTCGGCATCCTGCTGCCGCCGGGCGGGACGGTGTTCCGGGCCCGCACGGCGGTCGTCGCCTACGCCGTCGGGGTGCTGGTCACGTCGGCGGCGGCCGTCGTCCCGGCGTACAAGGCGGCGACAGTGCCGCCGATCGCGGCGCTGCGGGACACGTACACGATCCCGGCCCGGTCGCTGCGCACCCGGGCCGCCGCGGGGACGGCGGGCGCCGCGCTGGGCGCGGCCATGGTCGTCTACGGCCTGTCAAGGTCGGGCGGGGCCGGTCTGGTCGGCGCCGGCGCGGCGGCGATCTTCCTGGGGGTCGCGGCGCTCTCGCCGGTGCTGGCCCGGCCGGCGACCCGGCTGATCGGGGCGGCGCTGCCGGGGCTGTTCGGGGTGCCCGGCCGGATCGGCCTGCAGAACGCGATGCGCAACCCGCGCCGCACCTCGGCGACCGCGTCCGCGCTGATGATCGGCCTGGCACTGGTCAGCGCCTTCGCGATCTTCGGCCAGTCGATCAAGGAATCGGTGCACGACACCGTCTCGGGCAGCCTGCGGGCCGACTACTTCATCACTTCCACAGACCCCAACGGTTTCAGTGACTCGGTCGCCCAGACGGTCGCCGGCGTGAACGGGGTCGCGAAGAGCGGGGTCGTGCCGATCCACGGCGGCCAGGTCTCGATCGAGGGGCTCAAAGGCCAGGCGGACGTACTGGCCGCGGACCCGGTGGCCGTCACGTCGGTGTTCGCGCTGAAGACGACCGCCGGGCAGGTCACCGTCGGCGAGGGACAGATCGCGATGGACGCCACCGAGGCGAGCAGCCTGCATCTGAGCGTCGGCCAGCCAGTGCACGTCACGTTCGGGACGACGGGAGCGACGACGCTGACCCTCGCGGGCACCTTCACCGGCAGCACGCTGGTGAAGTACCTGGTGTCGACCACGGAGTGGGCCAAGCACACCTCGAACACCGCGGACTCGATGGTGCTCGTCAAACGGATGCCCGGAGCCGACCCGGCGGCGGTCTTCGCGGCACTGCAGAAGGTGGTCAAGCCGTTCCACCTGACACTGACCGACCAGAGCGGGTTCGTCGCCGAGCAGGAGAAGACCGTCGACCAGCTCATCGGCCTGGTCTACGTGCTGCTGGCCCTGGCCGTGGTGATCGCGCTGTTCGGCATCGTGAACACGCTGGCCCTCTCGGTGATCGAGCGGACCAGGGAGATCGGGCTGCTGCGCGCGGTCGGGCTGCGCCGCGGCCAGATGTGGCTGGTCATCGTGCTGGAGTCGGTGGTGATCGCGCTGTTCGGGGCGACGCTCGGCGTCGGCGTCGGCAGCTTCCTCGGCTGGGCCCTCGTCTCCGCGCTGAAGAGCCAGGGCATCACGACGTTCGCCTACCCGGTGACGACAATCGTCGGCGTCCTGATCCTCGGCGGCGTCCTGGGCGTCATCGCCGCGCTCGCTCCCGCTCTGCGGGCCGCCCGGATGAACGTCCTACGCGCCATCTCCACCGCTTGA